The Desmodus rotundus isolate HL8 chromosome 3, HLdesRot8A.1, whole genome shotgun sequence genome includes a region encoding these proteins:
- the TMCC3 gene encoding transmembrane and coiled-coil domain protein 3 isoform X2, giving the protein MRRVERHDMTTLSLPLNIRRGGSDTNLNFDVPDGILDFHKVKLSADSLKQKILKVTEQIKIEQTSRDGNVAEYLKLVSSADKQQAGRIKQVFEKKNQKSAHSIAQLQKKLEQYHRKLREIEQNGASRSSKDISKDNLKDIQHSLKDAHAKSRTAPHSMESSKSGMPGVSLTPPVFVFSKSREFANLIRNKFGSADNIAHLKNSLEDFRPEASARGYGGSATIVDKPKYGSDDECSSGTSGSADSNGNQSFGAGGAGTLDSQGKLTVILEELREVKDTQAQLAEDIEALKVQFKREYGFISQTLQEERYRYERLEDQLHDLTDLHQHEMADLKQELASIEEKVAYQAYERSRDIQEALESCQTRISKLELHQQEQQALQTDTVNAKVLLGKCINVVLAFMTVVLVCVSTIAKFVSPMMKSRFHILGTFFAVTLLAIFCKNWDHILCAIERIIIPR; this is encoded by the exons GTAGAACGACATGACATGACTACCCTAAGCCTGCCCCTGAACATACGCCGAGGGGGGTCGGACACCAACCTCAACTTTGACGTACCAGATGGCATCCTGGACTTCCACAAGGTCAAACTGAGTGCGGACAGCCTGAAACAAAAAATCCTTAAGGTAACAGAGCAGATCAAAATCGAGCAGACGTCGCGTGACGGGAACGTTGCCGAGTATCTGAAGCTAGTCAGCAGCGCCGACAAACAGCAGGCTGGCCGGATCAAACAGGTCTTTGAGaagaagaatcagaaatcagCTCACTCCATAGCCCAGCTGCAGAAGAAGTTAGAACAGTACCACAGAAAGCTCAGGGAGATCGAACAGAACGGAGCCTCCAGAAGCTCGAAGGACATTTCCAAGGACAACCTGAAGGACATCCAGCATTCTCTGAAAGATGCCCACGCCAAGTCTCGGACTGCCCCGCACAGCATGGAGAGCAGTAAATCGGGCATGCCAGGGGTCTCCCTCACTCCACCTGTGTTTGTCTTCAGTAAGTCTAGAGAGTTTGCCAACTTAATCCGGAATAAGTTTGGCAGCGCAGACAATATCGCTCACTTAAAAAATTCCTTAGAGGATTTTAGGCCCGAGGCGAGCGCCAGGGGCTACGGCGGCAGCGCGACCATCGTGGACAAACCCAAGTATGGCAGCGATGACGAGTGTTCGAGCGGCACGTCGGGCTCCGCGGACAGTAACGGGAACCAGTCGTTCGGGGCCGGTGGAGCGGGCACGCTGGACAGCCAGGGGAAGCTCACCGTGATCCTGGAGGAATTGAGGGAGGTCAAGGATACCCAGGCACAGCTGGCCGAGGACATCGAGGCACTGAAGGTGCAGTTCAAGAGAgaatatggttttatttctcaGACCCTGCAGGAGGAGAGATACAG GTACGAGCGACTGGAAGACCAGCTCCATGACCTGACGGACCTGCACCAGCACGAGATGGCCGACCTGAAGCAGGAGCTGGCCAGCATCGAGGAGAAGGTGGCCTACCAGGCCTACGAGCGCTCGCGGGACATCCAG GAAGCCTTGGAATCCTGCCAGACTCGAATTTCTAAGCTGGAGCTGCACCAGCAGGAGCAGCAAGCTCTGCAGACAGACACGGTGAACGCCAAAGTCCTCCTGGGGAAGTGCATCAACGTGGTCCTGGCCTTCATGACTGTCGTCTTGGTGTGCGTGTCCACCATCGCGAAGTTTGTCTCGCCCATGATGAAGAGCCGCTTCCACATTCTTGGCACCTTCTTTGCTGTGACTCTTCTTGCAATATTTTGTAAAAACTGGGACCATATTCTGTGTGCCATAGAAAGGATAATAATACCCAGATGA
- the TMCC3 gene encoding transmembrane and coiled-coil domain protein 3 isoform X1, translating into MPGSDTALTVDRTYSDPGRHQRCKSRVERHDMTTLSLPLNIRRGGSDTNLNFDVPDGILDFHKVKLSADSLKQKILKVTEQIKIEQTSRDGNVAEYLKLVSSADKQQAGRIKQVFEKKNQKSAHSIAQLQKKLEQYHRKLREIEQNGASRSSKDISKDNLKDIQHSLKDAHAKSRTAPHSMESSKSGMPGVSLTPPVFVFSKSREFANLIRNKFGSADNIAHLKNSLEDFRPEASARGYGGSATIVDKPKYGSDDECSSGTSGSADSNGNQSFGAGGAGTLDSQGKLTVILEELREVKDTQAQLAEDIEALKVQFKREYGFISQTLQEERYRYERLEDQLHDLTDLHQHEMADLKQELASIEEKVAYQAYERSRDIQEALESCQTRISKLELHQQEQQALQTDTVNAKVLLGKCINVVLAFMTVVLVCVSTIAKFVSPMMKSRFHILGTFFAVTLLAIFCKNWDHILCAIERIIIPR; encoded by the exons GTAGAACGACATGACATGACTACCCTAAGCCTGCCCCTGAACATACGCCGAGGGGGGTCGGACACCAACCTCAACTTTGACGTACCAGATGGCATCCTGGACTTCCACAAGGTCAAACTGAGTGCGGACAGCCTGAAACAAAAAATCCTTAAGGTAACAGAGCAGATCAAAATCGAGCAGACGTCGCGTGACGGGAACGTTGCCGAGTATCTGAAGCTAGTCAGCAGCGCCGACAAACAGCAGGCTGGCCGGATCAAACAGGTCTTTGAGaagaagaatcagaaatcagCTCACTCCATAGCCCAGCTGCAGAAGAAGTTAGAACAGTACCACAGAAAGCTCAGGGAGATCGAACAGAACGGAGCCTCCAGAAGCTCGAAGGACATTTCCAAGGACAACCTGAAGGACATCCAGCATTCTCTGAAAGATGCCCACGCCAAGTCTCGGACTGCCCCGCACAGCATGGAGAGCAGTAAATCGGGCATGCCAGGGGTCTCCCTCACTCCACCTGTGTTTGTCTTCAGTAAGTCTAGAGAGTTTGCCAACTTAATCCGGAATAAGTTTGGCAGCGCAGACAATATCGCTCACTTAAAAAATTCCTTAGAGGATTTTAGGCCCGAGGCGAGCGCCAGGGGCTACGGCGGCAGCGCGACCATCGTGGACAAACCCAAGTATGGCAGCGATGACGAGTGTTCGAGCGGCACGTCGGGCTCCGCGGACAGTAACGGGAACCAGTCGTTCGGGGCCGGTGGAGCGGGCACGCTGGACAGCCAGGGGAAGCTCACCGTGATCCTGGAGGAATTGAGGGAGGTCAAGGATACCCAGGCACAGCTGGCCGAGGACATCGAGGCACTGAAGGTGCAGTTCAAGAGAgaatatggttttatttctcaGACCCTGCAGGAGGAGAGATACAG GTACGAGCGACTGGAAGACCAGCTCCATGACCTGACGGACCTGCACCAGCACGAGATGGCCGACCTGAAGCAGGAGCTGGCCAGCATCGAGGAGAAGGTGGCCTACCAGGCCTACGAGCGCTCGCGGGACATCCAG GAAGCCTTGGAATCCTGCCAGACTCGAATTTCTAAGCTGGAGCTGCACCAGCAGGAGCAGCAAGCTCTGCAGACAGACACGGTGAACGCCAAAGTCCTCCTGGGGAAGTGCATCAACGTGGTCCTGGCCTTCATGACTGTCGTCTTGGTGTGCGTGTCCACCATCGCGAAGTTTGTCTCGCCCATGATGAAGAGCCGCTTCCACATTCTTGGCACCTTCTTTGCTGTGACTCTTCTTGCAATATTTTGTAAAAACTGGGACCATATTCTGTGTGCCATAGAAAGGATAATAATACCCAGATGA
- the TMCC3 gene encoding transmembrane and coiled-coil domain protein 3 isoform X3: MTTLSLPLNIRRGGSDTNLNFDVPDGILDFHKVKLSADSLKQKILKVTEQIKIEQTSRDGNVAEYLKLVSSADKQQAGRIKQVFEKKNQKSAHSIAQLQKKLEQYHRKLREIEQNGASRSSKDISKDNLKDIQHSLKDAHAKSRTAPHSMESSKSGMPGVSLTPPVFVFSKSREFANLIRNKFGSADNIAHLKNSLEDFRPEASARGYGGSATIVDKPKYGSDDECSSGTSGSADSNGNQSFGAGGAGTLDSQGKLTVILEELREVKDTQAQLAEDIEALKVQFKREYGFISQTLQEERYRYERLEDQLHDLTDLHQHEMADLKQELASIEEKVAYQAYERSRDIQEALESCQTRISKLELHQQEQQALQTDTVNAKVLLGKCINVVLAFMTVVLVCVSTIAKFVSPMMKSRFHILGTFFAVTLLAIFCKNWDHILCAIERIIIPR; the protein is encoded by the exons ATGACTACCCTAAGCCTGCCCCTGAACATACGCCGAGGGGGGTCGGACACCAACCTCAACTTTGACGTACCAGATGGCATCCTGGACTTCCACAAGGTCAAACTGAGTGCGGACAGCCTGAAACAAAAAATCCTTAAGGTAACAGAGCAGATCAAAATCGAGCAGACGTCGCGTGACGGGAACGTTGCCGAGTATCTGAAGCTAGTCAGCAGCGCCGACAAACAGCAGGCTGGCCGGATCAAACAGGTCTTTGAGaagaagaatcagaaatcagCTCACTCCATAGCCCAGCTGCAGAAGAAGTTAGAACAGTACCACAGAAAGCTCAGGGAGATCGAACAGAACGGAGCCTCCAGAAGCTCGAAGGACATTTCCAAGGACAACCTGAAGGACATCCAGCATTCTCTGAAAGATGCCCACGCCAAGTCTCGGACTGCCCCGCACAGCATGGAGAGCAGTAAATCGGGCATGCCAGGGGTCTCCCTCACTCCACCTGTGTTTGTCTTCAGTAAGTCTAGAGAGTTTGCCAACTTAATCCGGAATAAGTTTGGCAGCGCAGACAATATCGCTCACTTAAAAAATTCCTTAGAGGATTTTAGGCCCGAGGCGAGCGCCAGGGGCTACGGCGGCAGCGCGACCATCGTGGACAAACCCAAGTATGGCAGCGATGACGAGTGTTCGAGCGGCACGTCGGGCTCCGCGGACAGTAACGGGAACCAGTCGTTCGGGGCCGGTGGAGCGGGCACGCTGGACAGCCAGGGGAAGCTCACCGTGATCCTGGAGGAATTGAGGGAGGTCAAGGATACCCAGGCACAGCTGGCCGAGGACATCGAGGCACTGAAGGTGCAGTTCAAGAGAgaatatggttttatttctcaGACCCTGCAGGAGGAGAGATACAG GTACGAGCGACTGGAAGACCAGCTCCATGACCTGACGGACCTGCACCAGCACGAGATGGCCGACCTGAAGCAGGAGCTGGCCAGCATCGAGGAGAAGGTGGCCTACCAGGCCTACGAGCGCTCGCGGGACATCCAG GAAGCCTTGGAATCCTGCCAGACTCGAATTTCTAAGCTGGAGCTGCACCAGCAGGAGCAGCAAGCTCTGCAGACAGACACGGTGAACGCCAAAGTCCTCCTGGGGAAGTGCATCAACGTGGTCCTGGCCTTCATGACTGTCGTCTTGGTGTGCGTGTCCACCATCGCGAAGTTTGTCTCGCCCATGATGAAGAGCCGCTTCCACATTCTTGGCACCTTCTTTGCTGTGACTCTTCTTGCAATATTTTGTAAAAACTGGGACCATATTCTGTGTGCCATAGAAAGGATAATAATACCCAGATGA